CTTGAGGAGAACCATCAATGTCTGAGATATCAAGTTAGAAAAGCGAGGTCCGATCGCGACATATTCTAGCAGCCTGAATTAGTGAACAAAAGAATATCAACCGCGTATAAAAAAATTCGATTAACAAAATGCTTGCAtaaacgaggtcaacaagctacTTACCTTTCAATATCATCAAGAACAATAATGCTCAATGTTGATTTGTAAGCATCCTCAAATACCTAAAAAAGTAAAGCTCTGATGAGAAACAGTTCATGAAGTGTATCTAATAATATAAAACAAAATACAGGATAAGATATTAAAGACTGAAGCACAAAACCTTAACAATTTGTGCACATTTACTTCCTTCACTGAGGCCAATCATCGACTCAGCAGAGATCTACAATTTAGAAAACAAAAAAAATCAATCTTTCGGAAAAATTATTCGATTTCTCACAATAATATGCAGTGAAAACAGTATCCCATATAAATAAACTTACAATCTTCACGTAAGGGAAATCGCTACCGATGCCAACAGTAGCTGCCATCGCAGTCTTACCACTGCAAAAGATATTCAGAAAAATTTAGTTAACAAAAAGACTCCTTAAAGTACCAATATATACAACCAAAGCACAATTTACCTGCCACTTGGACCTTCTAGAAGAACCGTGATAAGCGGACTACCTCGGCTGACCTTCACTTGCTCTGCTAATAACATAGTTCTCTTAAAGATATGATCATGTCGTTTACCACAATCAACTATTCCATTGAGTCTGCATCGTTTAAAATGAATTCAGAAACTTTAGATTAAAAACTTTAGAGACAGACAATTTCAATTTAGACATTTTCTGCCTAATCATCACCAAATTCAAGATAATATAGAAAAGAGATATCACAAAACTATACATCTAAATGAGAAGAACATTATGATCCTTACCTGCAACGTTCAAGGTCGTCCATGGAAGCACCAAATGAAGGAATAACTTCATGAAGAGCATTCAAAAAGTCATCCATTGTGACTTTAATGCTCTCCTCATCAACGGTTTTAGTCAAATCATCGAGACTTAGCTGCCGATTAAGAGCATAAGAAACCGCACTTTTCACAACACCTTCAAGTTCTGCACCACTGTAATTCTTTGTTCGTGCAGCTGGGCTCCACAAAAACACATATCATTAGATTTACACACGCATGTTTATCATTTGAATAGGTAAATATTTCCAATTAGCATTACAACTTGATTGCATACATGGTTGAAAAGGTTAATAGAAATATGTTTGGTCACTAAAAATTAATGAAATCCAGTACATAACAACGTACCAAGCTCTTGTAAGTTCACATCAGGAGCTAGAAAAGAATTCTCTTTCATCTTATTTGTGTGAATTTGAAGAATTTGTAAACGGCCATTTTCATCAGGAAGGCTAATTTCTACTTGAACTTCCAAACGACCAGGCCTAATTAAGTTTTAGAGTAGCATATCAGCAATCATATAAAGGGAAACATTTAACACCTTATGAGAGATAATGTATAATGTAATTACCTTAAAAGAGCTTCATCAAGCAAATCTTTTCTATTAGTCATACCGATAAGCAACACATTATTAAGGGCTTCCACACCGTCTATCTAAGAAACAGATATTCTAAATCAGTATCTTTAGTTAAGCTTTGTATCGTTATTATAAAGTTAGAATTCAAATGCTTGATACAACCTTTGTAAGAAGCTGATTGACAATGCTATCGTGCACTCCTGTGCCATCCCTAGTCGAACCTCTAGACTGTAATTTCAAAATAGAATTGTAATGAACATTTGGAAATGGATACATTGAAAGAGAAGTCAGTTACTGAAGTATGGGAAGAACCTACCTTACAAATTGCATCAATTTCATCAAAAATGATCACATGCAACTCACTTTGATCCCCTGGAAAATAAATTGGACAGTATGGCTTCAGATATTAGAAAAAGAAAGTAAAAATAAGTAGAAAAAAACTATTCCAAAGTCTAGATTGTAACTAGTAGAACGTCCAACCTAGTGTTCTTTGATCTTGTTCAGCATCGGCAAATAAGTCTCTCACGTTCTTCTCAGTTTCACCAACAAATTTACTCAGCACTTCAGGCCCATTTACAATCTAGATTGAAGAATCAGACAAGAATCTATTAATTAAACGCAACCACATATGTAGCGTAACTAAAACGCGTTACACATTTTTGCAATGAAAGTCACTTAGAGTCAGGTTAACAGTTTTGATTGATCTAGATTCTAGAATCAAACAAAGAAGTCATCATTATAAGCAGCCCGCATGTGTAATGTAAAGTCATGATACACACTGTTGTAACAAAAAGAATTAAGAGTTCAAATAATAATTCCATTTTTTTATGTAAAAAATTATTGCAATATGCTCCGAATAACTTATGTAATAGATCTAAAGGACAATGCATGCTTAACATACCTTTGGATCCTTTCCATTTAACATCTTTCCGATTTGACGAGCCATTAGGGTCTTGCCAGTACCAGGGGGACCATATAACAACATTCCCTTGACATGCTTTACGCCCAGCCTGAAAAATATAGATTCCCATTCAGATATATAAATTAAtccaaaaattcaaaaaaaaaaaaagttaagcaGCACGAGACAACAATATGACATTACTTGCTTGCCACATGTGGAGGGAAAACTCTAGACGCAAAAGCTCTTCTAAAGATATCAGCAAATTCATTGCTCAGGCCACCGATGCCGAGTGATTGAAGATTAAACTCCTTGTGCTTAAATATGTTACTGCTAGCAGCCTCACGCTGGTTAGTAATCTGTACATAAAGAAAAGAACTTAAAGAACAGAAACAAAACAAACATAAATACCAAAAGTAGTAAAAGGTCTACAAAACAAGTGTGTTTCATCAACCCACTTGTTTTGAAATAATACCTTAATTCCACTAGAATTAGAGGCTTCAAACACTATGTATGAATCTTGACAGAACATGCCTCTTTCAACATCTGTTTTTTCCTGACCTTCAACAGCAATTTGGTTGACTGTGAAGATATAACCATTGCCAAGATGTTCAAAGGTTACCCTTTGTCCCGATGTCAAAACCTACATCAAAGTAGTAAGCCTTCATGAACATAATGAAACAAATACATATACGTAATAAGTACAATACATATATTGCCTACATATGTAAAAATGGACAACACGTACCTGGTTAACAAATCTTTTCTTAAGTTGTTGAGCTAGAACAACAGCATCAACCTGCAAATAACATAAACAAAATCAAAAGATGCAATCTCAAAGCAAAAGGTTAACATGAAGGTTAAAAATCGATGAGATAGCATGTAACATACTTTCTCTTCTTTGTTTCCTTTTTTTACAAATTCCAACTCAAGGGTAAGTAACGCAATGTTGAAATCTTCAGGTGGAATAAACCTAAAACGTCTCACAGAATTAATACTTCAGCTAACCAACAATAATTATCTACGAAACCAAATAAGATGTAACCATCAATCACAAACCTGCTAACCGGTACCGAATCTCCAGTAGAAACTCGTGCGTGACGTCGTTGAATGGCATTAAGCCCGATCTGTCCACTTTGTATCGTATCATACGGTGTTTATTTCAGTTAAGTATATAACAATATAATTGCTCTTGACATAGATAGTATCATTATCATGATAACACATTAACCTTCATTGCTCAAACAGATcacttaacaaaaaaaaaaaacatgtctgCAACAGATTAACACTAATGGAATAAACAATAAACTTATAAACTAGAAGGCAGTGTCTGATTCCAATTCCATACTTATAATAACACAAATCGTGAGTGAGATTAGTTTAAACGTTGCACTAATCAATAAATTATGtaatacggagtattatatattataaaactgCATCACATTCAAAATTATTCGAAGTAAAACGGTAATGATCAAGGATTACCTCATTTCAGGATATTATATATTATacagtataagtatatatattaggtTAATAAAGGATATGATACAGTAAGAACGAAAACACCTCCAACCAACGCAAGAGCTAGATTCGATCCAGGTACAGTAAATTGACGAAGATCGGAGGGTGATACATAGGCGCAATTTGTATACGCGAGATCTTTCGCCGGTGTCTGTGTAACGGTCATCATCATCGATGATCCTGACCGATTAGCCATTATCAAATCGGATAGATCGAATCGGATTATAGGATATTGTAACTTTTTATTATAATTTTGTTGATGAAATTAAATTAAATTGGGGAAAATGATGATTATGGAAATGAAGGAAGGATGGAAGGAATAAAACAGAGGTCGGTTTCTTAGGATCGAAGGGTTGACGGAGTTGGTTAAGTTAATTGACAAGAACCAACAAAGACCAGACCATCGGCTCGGTCATTGTTTCTCGAAAGAGTAAACTTACATAAGTTACCCCTCAACTTTCAACTTTTACCAACTTTAAAGTTAAATAGATATTTAATAGATATTTTCATTGTTTGTTACCTTCGTCCATCTATAATGCtataatgaaaaagaaaaaaaatcaaaaagaaaaagaaaaaaatttaaacacgtgggtgatgtcattaatctaaataattttaaattaaaattaaatcttattaattaattattattattaaatcttattaataattatttcaattattaaaattaaataattttaattaacTATTTTGAATTGAGTATCAGAAGATctaaaagctaggcagaagaaaACTAATTCCAAATTTATAttctaatttacacttttaaaataaaatgacaactaatattatctcttatgattggatatggttgtttaatatgcattttaggtgtttgatgaaatgttcacctgacgagtttcttagtcggactatgtggtttcacgggtcattaaactaaataactttagcatttacgttcactcaatacctaaaacatatcattaaactgttccatttaaacaaacccgtgatttcacgggtcatttcactagtttgtcAAGTATTTGAGTTAACGTTATCTTAAGACGATAATtaatacaatttttttttcttttttaaagcaAGTAAGATTTTAAATAAGCCCGACAAATGCACAAACAACTGGGCCGCCAAAAGAATCAGCCCAATCCCCCAAAAAAAATGGGCTTATAATGGTGTATTTTagaggatacacgcataaaaaacaccatttttatacagaaaaatggatctaacaACATAAAACATAACGATATTCGGCAGTCTTCAGTATTCGCCGCCCAGCATACAGCAGGCCGCCCACCGTCAAGCGTaatccctgcaggcagcttctatgcataagccctttaactcagcgtgtGAACGGCacacagccacgtcagcacacgccaccgacattccggatacttcacgtaacataACCATTcaatgattgacacgtgtatcccgtgaatttcggacattctgtgcctataaatagaccccctgggtcaccacatttcacatcattctgatctgaacttcagtcagagagaagtacactttctctctcacacagttctttctcactctaaacatacattagccgcttagcagcattacgctatacggatcaatttcagatcgattgaggccaccccacggattactcatccgtgttccgggtctgcagagattacttctcgagggcaaacaacaatcaacagtatactcCACACGTTAAGCAGGTATTgttttgtactggtaccttacagccgctataagAAAAATCGTACCAACAAATGGCGCCACCCGTTTTAAAGAATCACTCAACTCTCAAGAGCACCAAAAGGCGTAATCGTCAGATAACACCTATTGAAGCAAACATGATACATTCATGGCAAGCCGGACAACGGAGAaaggcagaagtattagaagattggAAGCAGGAATTGATTGATTTTCCTTCCATGTTTAATACTAATCCATCTGATGCTCCTATAGTCATTGAAGCTCGAATAGCAAACTGTGTTGTTGGCGGAATATATACTGATACAGGAGCAGGAGCAGATATCATGTATGAGCATTGTTTTGTGCAATTACCAGAAAGAGTTAAGGAGCAGTTGAAAGACACATTTGTTCCCTTAGCAAGTTTTTCTAATCATCCATCATGGTCAGAAGGAAGCATAATGTTGGAAGTAGTTTTGGGAAAAACACCATTCAAACGAACATCTAATATCGAGTTTTTAGTTGTTAAAGCAAACTCACAATATAATGTCATTTTAGGTCGATCAGCTATGATGACATTTGGAGCTATAACATCAACGGTCCATGGCATGATGAAATTTCCTACACCAGCTGGTATTGCCACGCTATACGCTGAACGGAGAAGAGCAATAGAATGTGTGCAAATAAACAGAACAGCTGTTGATCCAATTGTTCATGAAGACGGTTCAGTGTTACCAAATCCAGAATTTCCAGATCAGATAATTACCATTGGAAACACAATAGCAAAAGAAACAAAAGAAAAGCTTTACAAAATCTTAGCAGCAAATTTGGATGTTTTTGCATGGCAAGATTCTGATATGACTGGAGTACCACGTCATGTAGCTGAACATAAGCTTGGTGTGAATCCTAATATCCCACCAGTGTGTCAAAGGAAAAGAGGCATGGCTCCAGATCGAACAAAATTTCTCAGAGAAGAAGTTAAAAAATTGGTGGATGTTGGAATATTGAGGGAAGTAAAATACCAGATATGGGTAGCAAACCCGGTTATGGTAAGAAAGCCAGATAATTCATGGAGGATATGTGTAGACTTCACAGATCtaaataaagcatgtccaaaggacaattatcctttaccAGAAATCGATTGGAAGGTGGAGTCTGTAAGTGGGTATCAGTTTAAATCCTTTTTGGATGCATTCAAGGGATATcatctgagacgacccgtcctaatcctcctggacgaagtcatcaacacttggtcccattgcgaggtactgtcctaaatatgccatgagcgactccatgtaatatctttaaaatgagcaaatgcatagcggaagatttcttttatacctgagaataaacatgctttaaagtgtcaaccaaaaggttggtgagttcataggtttatcgtaatcaatcttttccataatttttaatagaccacaagatttcatttgttcaataatcatacactcgcaagtgtttaaaattcattcatatggattgaacacctggtaaccgacattaacaaatgcatctagaatatccccaaatatacaggtacactcatctgtatataaaatcgaagtactaaagcatccataacctggatggggtttgttaggcccaatagatctatctttaggattcgcgtcaattagggtgtctgttccctaattcttagattaccagactaaaaagggtgatattcgattcgataatccaaccatagaatgtagtttcaattacttgtgtctatttcgtaaaacatttataaaagcagtgcatgtattctcagtcccaaaaatatattacaaaagcatttaaaagggagcaaatgaaactcacgatacgatattttgtagtaaaaatatgcatacgacggaactgatcaatgcagggttggcctcagattcacgaacctataccaagtatatatattaacacatataattaacatgtaataatattcaaactagtttatatatattacttatttaatttagtaatatatttgttatttcaaaggttatatatatatttatacatatagttatactaatacatatgtatctatataattagtattatattgttaaatcgaaaatttgttatatgtaaatatttatgtagataatgttattaggtttaatatataatatatatgtaatattaatatagttatagtatatgtaataagtatatttttatatacaaaatatttatttgttaaaatgatagttttgaaaataatgatttactaataataataataataataataataataataataataataataataataataataacaacaataataataataataatactaatagtaataaagataataataaaaataattattatactaccttaaaagcttttcccaaaaacaaatgtcttagacaaggctcgaacccgcgacctctcgctaacccacaaACACATCAAACCATTCTTCCATTTCTATCTTCTTGTTTTATATCACGATTTAAATCTTATAACCCATCGTCTGTTTATCATTGGGCCGTATGCAATCCTCTTCCACACAGCCCATATACCCTAGTCTAATACTTGATAGGCCCAAGGTTGTTATTTGATAAAAGTAATCGATCAAGAACAATTTAAAGGTTTTAGCCGACAATTTTCAATCACAAGTGGGGTTTGTTCATTTGATAAATGTCGGCCAATATAAAAAGAAAATGAGACGtgcaaacatcatcatcatcttcttagtTCTTTATCTTCATTGTCGCTATTATCTTCATCATCGTTATTCTGCTGCATCATCTTTTTCGTATACCATAATTCATAATCATCATTCGAATAACAGAATCAAACCTCATCCTCAACTCAAGTATCTCATCTTCTCATAATCTTCatatcatctatcatcatcataacatcacACGGTCATCATCATAATAGACCCATCATTGTTCATCATCGTTTCTTCCTTCTTTCTCGTTGGTCAGCATCTTAAGTCGTCATCATTATTGGTTCTGTGCAGAAACAGACGACAATAACAGCAACAATAAATCATTATCATCAACGTTTATCACgttcactattcatcatcttctttaattatcatcatcattatactaTTCATCATCATAAACGCCATCATCATTTTCTTTCATCCTCACCCTTAATTCGATTTGCAGCAGTACAGGAACACATAAATTTAGCAGTAGCATTTTTGAATAAACAGGAACATGGTGGCAGTTGGTTTCGAGCAGCAGTAGGTGTTAGGGTTTGGGTTGTTTACGACAGCGAGTTAGAAACAGACTACATAGCAGCAGCATTCGCGCAGTAGCTGTAAAGTCTGCAACTTGAACAGCGAAAATGGCAACAGTAGTTACGGTAACGAAAGTGAGTTTGTTTGAGTTCTTTTGCAGTAGAAAAATAAACATTTCCATGGTGGTTTATGTTGGTGGTGTTTTAACGGGAAAAACAGAAAGTAATTAAGTGGTGTTGGTGATGGCTGTTTGTGCAGGTCACGAAAAGAAAGGGAGAGGGGAAGAAAAGGTGGTTATCGTCTTGATGGTTCACGGTTATGGCAGCAACATGAAGTGGTGGTTGTAGTATTGGAAGATGGTGGTGATAAAGTGGTGATCATGTAGATATTAATGAAACGAAAAACAAAAAGTCAAGTGGTGGTGGTTGTTTTAAGTTGATGGTGCTCGATGGTTGCTTTGGGATGGTAGTGGGTAATGATTTACAGCAGGTGGCTGTGGTGGTGATTAAATGGGTAGTTCGATGGTTGGTTGAGAGTGGTATAGGGTGTAAGAGGAAGTCGATGGTTGTGGAAGTGGTGGATATTTTTGTGGTGTTGCAAGTATGtcttttgtgtgtgtatatatataattataatagagTTGAAATGAAACAAAAGTGATCAATAGATATTGAAGTTTGTATAGTGTAAATCAATTAATCAACATAaagagtgaaaggacccgttcataccgattataaacgattcacaatagttgatttcattgtgaggtatttgacctctatatgatacattttacaaacattgcattcgtttttaaaagataaactttcatcacatcgaaagttgacaggcatgcataccatttcagaatatatccaatctataattgacttaataataatcttaatgaactcaacgactcgaatgcaacgtcttttgaaatatgtcatgaatgactccaagtaatatctctaaaataagcaaatgcacatcggaagatttctttaatacctgagaataaacatgctttcaagtgtcaaccaaaaggttggtgagttcattagtttattgtaatcaatcatttccataattttaatagaccacaagatttcatttattcaataatcatacacttgcaagtgtttaaaattcattcatatggattgaacacctagtaaccaacattaactacatgctggagctgtgacaaaactgaccattgtgaaaaagaattgaaatgttattttcggtaataacaacgccaaagaagctagcatagatacgtgttaaacgtttaatcagttttcgaaagttttcaggtgcataactacatgcataaatcttttcttccgtagatgaagtgcggttggttcatcctctcgattggggtgttttcaagaattatgaaaggtttgaacgcagattgtaatagtcatgatacaaatgagatttaagatgaaatcaagtggcaaacttgaagaagtgtttagtttcatatgttataatcaatattttaattcattttaattgtccaatattatttgtccacagttagaagtccacaattagtagttcaataattcatatatagtttaatatataatattcgaattaattaatacatgtcgtgacccattgtatacaagtctcagactcgatcacaactcaaagtatatatattatttgagaatcaacctcaaccctgtatagctaactcgaacattactgcatatagagtgtctatggttattccaaataatatatatagatgcgtcgatatgatatgtcaaaactttgtttacgtgtcccgatatttaaagtgcgtaaaataaataacagaaagtaaattgcgataaataaaattgctagaattaaagttgcgataaataaattgtaataaggaattaacagttagctaggattttgttagcgtggattcttaaaaaaatttctcatgcttaatttatttgtttctaacaaattttatttttgtccaatgttttcttcattatgccacttgttggattctgataagtcaaaatccaaatatgaaattgaatgaaaatggatattctgcggtgaacgaatacgtatatccgtgaatgtaagtaggatagtaaatgactgttgaatcagattcgaagaatgtacagtgtaacttattaatgtgaaatctaaatatttctcgagtattacctacccgttaaaatattttcaccattaactgtttgtacaaaagaatttttaattacaatctttatgaaaatatatatacatatatattttcttcggatgtaatatagatttaatgagttaatatgatattaatctcatttgatttatcgttagatctagaatacataatctctaaaatattagcgaTTATATAGtcatcatgtagaacgaagataaatgatgtagatcgattcgtagaacgatgattatgatcaaggtacataatgagatgttgaggcgtgtgatgttgaaacttgtgttgttggtggtactggtattgatgttggtggtactgttggtgccggtgatgttgctgaagctggtacgttttgcaccatattttccaaggctacaactcgggcgcgaagctcgttgacttcttctattactccgggatgattggcggttggaacgagcggatgaataagattcagaatttgagatagtatataatcatggcgagatatccggggaatgaggatgaaaatggtgtttcgaattggttcgctggtgagtgcttcaggttcttcaccaagaggtgaattcggttggtggaagggaccgctttcttcgcgtctccattgattaagtcgactacaaacccatcagatgaattggggatgactgattggttgattcattccggtgacgctgcttccggagcttaggtgaacatccatgtcggaatagctgtcgggttccaaagaacttgaactagtgacgagttccatttcataagattgagtaaaggattttttgatatgactgatttctggctatcggatggtattctaattacatagaatatctatatatacagagcaaaagatttcgtagattacggagggatttacggaatatgtcaggcaaagtttacagtaacagatacgctaagatatgaattagcagatacgctaagatacgaatcttgtctata
The window above is part of the Rutidosis leptorrhynchoides isolate AG116_Rl617_1_P2 chromosome 1, CSIRO_AGI_Rlap_v1, whole genome shotgun sequence genome. Proteins encoded here:
- the LOC139886046 gene encoding vesicle-fusing ATPase-like, translating into MANRSGSSMMMTVTQTPAKDLAYTNCAYVSPSDLRQFTVPGSNLALALVGGVFVLTVSPYDTIQSGQIGLNAIQRRHARVSTGDSVPVSRFIPPEDFNIALLTLELEFVKKGNKEEKVDAVVLAQQLKKRFVNQVLTSGQRVTFEHLGNGYIFTVNQIAVEGQEKTDVERGMFCQDSYIVFEASNSSGIKITNQREAASSNIFKHKEFNLQSLGIGGLSNEFADIFRRAFASRVFPPHVASKLGVKHVKGMLLYGPPGTGKTLMARQIGKMLNGKDPKIVNGPEVLSKFVGETEKNVRDLFADAEQDQRTLGDQSELHVIIFDEIDAICKSRGSTRDGTGVHDSIVNQLLTKIDGVEALNNVLLIGMTNRKDLLDEALLRPGRLEVQVEISLPDENGRLQILQIHTNKMKENSFLAPDVNLQELAARTKNYSGAELEGVVKSAVSYALNRQLSLDDLTKTVDEESIKVTMDDFLNALHEVIPSFGASMDDLERCRLNGIVDCGKRHDHIFKRTMLLAEQVKVSRGSPLITVLLEGPSGSGKTAMAATVGIGSDFPYVKIISAESMIGLSEGSKCAQIVKVFEDAYKSTLSIIVLDDIERLLEYVAIGPRFSNLISQTLMVLLKRLPPKGKNMLVIGTTSELHFLESVGVCDAFSVTYHVPTLKTEDAKQVLEQLNVFSGDDIDAAAEALNDMPIKRLYMVVEMAAQGESGGSAEAIYSGKETIEISHFYECLQDIVRY